The window ctttattttcagtgttgtcCTTAAGCCTCTTTTCTCTAAACTGACACTGTTCTGGCCTGGAGGACGGAGTAAGAGGGTAAATGGTAAGAATAATACTGAGTCCAAGTTTGGCCAGCTGAGAGCTGGCCTTTATTCACAGGGCAAGCCTGTCTGCTGAAAAGAAGATCATCACCTAGACAGGTGTAAACCCAGGACAAATTCATTACAGAGAAGGGAGGTGTTCATGGGGTGGCATGAAGCTAATGATAAACAGGGTTGTTTGGTTTTACGTAGCAAGATTTTGACAGCTTCCTCCGCCTCTCTGCTATTGCTGCAAACTTACGTCAAGGTCCCTCTTTGGTTTTGGCATGAAAAAGCTTGTAGAACCTCCCGAGTTGTCAGTGATGGAAGAGTAACAATATTTGCCTGTGAATCAGCCTGCTGGGCTCCAGAGTGAAGAATACCTCCACAGGCAAGGTCTGCAAGAGAGGAGACACAGGGCAGAGTTCACATACAGAACCTCAAAAAGCACACATTTTAATTAGGTGAGAGCTACTATCTGCTTCTTCAAAAATAACCTCTGTATTTGTACAACGTTTCTCATGGATTAGAATAGTTTTGGTTTAAAGCCTCTGTGAGTGTTGTCTTGTGAAGGCAAAGACTGGTATGTTACAATTTTAAGTTTGTGATAGGATATAAGATTTCTGACTGGTGGCTATGGGCTGTTGTGCTGCTTTTGACTGGggtagagttcattttcttcctagtagctggtatggggctgtggtttgggtttgtgctgacagcagtgttgatagcacaggcATGTTTTCGTTACCGCTGGGCAGCgctgacacagagtcaaggccttttctgctcctcaccccaccccaccagcgaggaggctgggggtgcacaaggagctgggagggggcacagctgggacagctgaccccaactgacccaagggatattccaGCCATGGCTGTGTTGTGGAGGTGGAAGGGGATTTGCCATGTGTTGCTTCCTCTGAGTGTCTGGCTGCAGCAGCCGGTTCAGCCCGTCCTTCCCTCCCTGCTACAGTGCAGAtgtcacagcagctgctctgctgtcaGACCTGCATGCAACTCCCTCTATGGAATCTTCATTCAGAGCCTTCTCCAAGGCAGTTATTTTGCCACTGAACAAAAGATAATTATGTTTACTAGACTTATAGTTTGCCCCAAACCACCTTTTCCAGAGCAATGTTATTAGTATGTTATTAAATGGTAAAAGCTGGGTTTGTGTGCCTGGTGCCCCGACTTTGCTACCTGAAGTTTGGGAAGCAAAATCAGAGACAAAACACTGTCAGTTCTTCAAATACAACCACCTCAACAGAGTTTCTTTTCACAGACACTGTTCAAGACTAGATGGCCTAGCGATCTTTTGGTTTGGAAATTACAACTATTATTGGGCTTTGAGAAACGTGGGCAGCCAGAAGCCGTGGGGGAGCCTGGTGTCCGTGAGCTGTGCTGTCAGGGCTTCATTCTGTGCCTCTTGTTCAGCACCTGCAAGCCCAGTGCTAACTTCCCTTTCCAGCGCCAAGGACTGTGCATACTTATTTTAGAGCAGAAATACACAGCTTGCAATGAACTAGCTTTTTCGTTGTCCTGTCCCTCCCTAAACCTTTGGGACAAACTCCCCTCTGCCGCAAACCTCTCCTGCTGAGAGGCCTGTCTGGGGGTGACTCTGTGTGTGCCTAATGAAAAGGTCAAAAGGGGCAAATGCTGTGAACTGTGGCTTCAGCCCTCTTTTGAGTTCTGGCCTTCAGGATGAAAGGCTGCCTCACGGAATACCACCTCCCGACTTGTTCCAGCATCCATCCTTGCGCGTGCTTACTGTGCCCCGTTGAATTTTTTCAGGGTGTCCAGGGTGTTTATCTGTGTAGTGCTCTGCGAGGGGCGGTGCTGCTGATGTCCCCCGGCGTGGGCCGGTGCTGCACCGAGGAACTCGGTCTGCTCTGACCCCAGCAGACCTTAGCGAAATAAGGATTTAAATCTGGGGCTCCCAGTAGGTTAGTGCCCGAACTGTGCATCTTCTCTTCTCCCTTGCTGTGCCTCCAAATCCAGCTTTCACAGCACCGCAGGCGTTTAATTATTCCTTGGTCACTGCTGACCTCAGTAATTGTCTGGAAAACTTCTGAGAGGAAAAACTGTCTTtaagccatttttaaaaagtgctttcttCACTTCTCCAAGCCTCAGGGACTTTGCTAGCTCTTCCTTAACAGCCTGTTGGGGGAGATGACAAGTTAGGagtgtatttttgttgttttcacaTCAGGGAGATGTGAAATTCTTTTGGCAATGCATTATAAATACACTGGAGTGGTCCTCTGTGCTCAGTAGTGGTGATTTGTGCTATTTGTTCTTAGAGGAATTTCATCcttaacttctcttttctttggtAGTAATTGGCTATCAGCTGTACTTAAATATCCCAAAAATCGAGTGGGACAGAGATCCCCAAATAGCTGTGTCATTATTTATGCTGTTAAAAATAGCAGAGTCCTTGTTTAATGTCCGCTAGCTGTACCGAATCATGGGAAGTCATCATGTTCACTGAGGTGCTGACAGGATGAGGGCTCaagttttattttggaagaactatttctggttaaaaaaaaaaaaaaaagccctatatTTGAAAGAGTTTGTGGGGAATAAATGCCATAGTCTCCATTTAGGGCTACTCCATTTGACACGCCTGGTGTGTTCCAGGCTAATCAAAGGCTGTAGATCCCTGTGCCGCTCCTCAGCTCACTGCTCAAGTCTTTCCCTGGTCCTGCGCTGAAGCGAACCTCGACCTGCTCCAGGGCCCCTTGGCGCTTTTGGCAGACTGCAGGAGGGTACGATACTGTTCTCTGATGGCATCTGCATCCTTGCTTTTCACTCTGACAGTGGTGACCCAGGGTGGGTTGGTTGTCACCGGGTCTGTCACCGCATGCCTTAGCGGAGCGGTTCGCCTGGTGGTTGCTCTGCACGAGCCCCTCACACCCTCTGGGTGCTGCTCGCCATGACTGTGCCCGGTCGGGAGCTCGGGTGTTCCCTGCTGGCCAAGGGGAGGGAGAATTTGCGTAGGGAGTGCTCCGTCCCGCCTCGAACAGTTCTCTGTTCCTGGCGAGGTGAGAGATTCTCATACTTGTTCAGTAAATGTGCTGGGCAGCAATGGAAGGTCTGCATCCTCCCCCCAGTTATTGATTTTTATGCAAATGCACAAGTATTGATAACCTCTGTTTTGCATCCGTAATCACAACAGTTATTTCCAGGTACAGGTTATGGGCTTGCTTTTGCCAAATTGTCATCTATACAGTGTAAAATTGAAACCTCCTGATGGAGGCATTTTTGATTAAATGTAGACTAGGACTTTCGAGCTTGCAGACTGGTCATGTGGTTTAGGAAGGATTCTAGTCAGAGCTCCCACCATGGACTGAAGATCTCAGCCTGTGTTTTCAGGCCTGGCAGTGAAGGAGTAGTCTGAATCCCAATTCAgggtaatcatagaatcatttaggttggaaaagacctttaagatcgagtccaaccgtaaacctaacactgccaagtccatcattaaaccatgtccctaagggCCATGTCTacctgtcttttaaatacctctgggGATGGTGACtcgaccacttccctgggcagcctgtgccactgCTTGACAGCCCTTTTGGGGTTAATGTGTCCAAGGAGATGAATTCTCTCATAAACCCAGCAATATGTGAAGCATTAAATATGTACATAACTCTCATTAACCACAAACAATTATATCTGCAACTGAAATGATGATGAGCCCAAAGCAACAGACATTAAGGCAGGAAGTACAGCATGAGCAATACTGGTGTATTGGGTTTGcttggcaaggttttggtagtggggggctacaggggtggtctctgtgagaagctgccagaagcttccctgtgtccaacagagccaatgccagccgactccaagatggacccgccgctggccaaggccgagcccatcagtgatggtggtagcaacTCTGGGATAACAGATTTAAGAAGAGGGGAAAACTGCTGGGCAACAGCAGCCAGAAtacgtgagagaaacaaccctgcagacactgAGGTGAGTGAAGGAGgcgggaggaggtgctccaggcgccagagcagagattcccctgcagctcgtggtgcagcccatggtgaggcagctgtgccctgcacccagggagctccATGGGGGAGCAgtcacccacctgcagcccggggggaccccacgctggagcagggggatgtgcctgaaggaggctgtgaccccctgggaggcctgtgctggagcaggctcctggcaggagctgtggccccgtggagagaggagcccacgctggagcaggtttgctggcagcacttgtgaccccgtgggggacccacgctggagcagcctgtgcctgaagggctgcagcctgtgggagggacccacgctggggcagtttgtgaagagctccagcccctgggaaggactcatgttggagaagttcacaaagggctgtctcctgtgggagagaccccacactggaacaggggaagagtgtgaggactCCTCccgctgaggaggaaggagcggcagagacagcgggtgatgaactgaccacagcccccattgcccatccccctgtgctgctggggggaaggaggtacAGAAagtgggagtgaagttgagcccaggaagaagggaggcgTGGGGGGAAGGTgtgttaagattttgtttttattgttcaCTATCCTGCTCTGATTCGATTGGCAATAATTTCCCTGAGTTGGGTCTGTCAGGTtacctgtgatggtaattggtgagtgatctctccctgtccttatcttgacccacgagccttttgttacACATTCTCTCTCCTGCCCAGATGAGGATGGGAGTGATAGCGTGGCTTGGTGAACACCTGGCATCCAggcagggtcaacccaccacagcaacaCAGATACAAGGGTTGAATACGTGTATATCTTTATTGAAGAGTTAAATCATTTTATATAGATGTGGATTCTTCAAAGTACCACCACCTTAGTCTATGTTCTCCAGaccctgaaaaagaaaaagtaacagcTGTATCTGCACCATGCTTGTCACTAACTTACAAGAGGGCATAGCTGAAAATGCAGGTTTTAAACTATGCTTAAGTACCCAAGTcataattaaaaagagaaaaaaaagtaaaatgcccATCCCCACAGGCAGGCCAGCTGCAGGTACCGAGCTTGCTCTGACAGCCCCGGGAGCGACCAGTGGCCACCTCAGGGGCCGTgggagcccccagcccagagctcgGGGATGGGGGGAGCCGCTCATGGCTCCCGGTTCCCCGCAGCGGTACCTGCCCCAGGCCCCGAGCACCTGCCTTGGAGACGTAGTACTTGTTGACACCCGACAGCCGCCTGTCTCTTTCCATCAGGGTCCACTGGTAGGGGTAGCGGGCGACCCTCTTCTCCTGCGGGCCCACACAGCGCTGCCTGTTACGGCCCCGCGGGAAGGGATCCCAGGGGAAGAGATcccgggggggaagggggggcccGGGGAAAGGGGGGGTccggggccgcgggcagggccgccGCGGGTTGGGGTGGGGGTTGGCGGCCCGgtcgccccgccccgcgctgaCCTTGCCGCCGTTGCACCAGCGGTGCATGTAGAGGGTGCAGAGGCCGGGGATGCTGAGGCAGATGCCCATGACGGCCATACCGGGCAGGATCTCGTACCACATCCCGCCGCTGCCGCGCTGCGCTCACCCACCGCCGCGCCGGGCTCCCTGCGGGCACTCCCGGCCTGCCCCGCGCGCCGTCCCGGcctgccccgcgccgccgccactACCGAGGCAGGCCCGGGGGCGGGGAGCGACCGCGCTGCTGGGGGCCGCGCCTCGGCAGTGTCGGGGCAGGACACGAGGCGCgggccccgcccctgcccgcccggccccggcggctgaCTCCGCCGTGTGCCGGGATCCgcgggccccgccgggcgccTGCCGGGAGCCGTAGtccggcggggcccggggcctGCCGGGAGCCGTAgtccggcggggccgcggcgcggagGCTTCGGCCGAGGGCGCGGCTCGTGGCCCTTTAAGGCGCAGTCGCGCGAGAGGCGCGGCGGCCAATGGGCGCGCGGGGGCGCGCGGCGCTGTCCCGCGGCCCGGGATGAAGGAGGACAAGGAAAACGCCAGGCCCAAGGAGCGGCGCGggcccgccgccgggccgggggcccTGCTGGGGACGGGCACCGGGGCCGCGACCGCCGCCGGCACGGACggcagggccggcggcgccgACCTCGACCGCCTCGAGCGGCCCAAGGACAAGAAGGAGACGCTCAGCAAGGTGGGGCCTGCGCGCCGCTCGGTGGGGGCTCCTCCCACCCGCGGTAACGGGCCTCTCGCGGCGGCGGCTGCAGGGGGAGAGCTGGGGCGGGAGCTGGGGCCGCCCCGGGacggcggcggggtggggggcgtGCGGCGGCAGCGACTTCTTCCCCGGCGGTGCGGGCCGCCCTGACCGCCGTCGCCGTGCCGCAGGTGGTGATCCGGCGGCTGCCGCCCAGCCTGACgaaggagcagctggaggagcatcTCCAGCCCCTGCCCGAGCACGACTACTTCGAGTTCTTCGCCAACGACTCCAGGTagggccgccgcccccccccgggcggCTCCCGAGAGCGGCCGCTGCCGCTGGCACGGTCCCGAGGGGCGGCACCGCCGCCTCGTCAGCCTGGCTCTCTCGGTCCTGTCTTTCTGCAGCTTGTACCCTCACATGTTCTCGAGAGCCTACATCAACTTTAAAAACCAGGAAGACATAGTCCTCTTCAGGGATCGCTTTGACGGCTATGTTTTTGTCGATCACAAAGGCAAGTGAACGGTGCTCGGTGGAATGTTTGTGCCTTCCCCGGTGGGGGTGCAGCGTGCTAGCTGACTTTTAGAGGGATGGGTGTGAGCAGCCTTAACGTGCCGCTTCCGATTTGTCTGGTTTTAGTGCCTTGAATAAGTCTCAGGCGGTATTTCAGAGAGCAAAGAAAACGTGCTTTGTGGAAACTAATCTAAATTGATTTTGcatatttctaaattaattttgtttaaaaccCAGTTAAGTGTAGACCGCAGTACTAGCGGTATCAATATAAAGCCAGTTACTGTGTTACTGAGGTTAATACTTGTATTGTCATACCTGAGTATAAAGTCTGAAAACTGAAAGTGGGTAGGTGGTGTCGCTGTTCAAACTAAATGAAGCTAAGGTTACTGATGCCACCCTCTGCTGCTCCCCTCGCTTGTTTTGTACACTtcagtgtgactttttttttgtcagtttttaatTCAGCTTATTACTTGTTCCAGTTTACAACTGAGTGATCCATCTTGATTCAGTAAGAGGAACAGCTTGTTCCTTGCAGTTTAAGTTGTGAAAGTGACTGCTCTCTGGAGACATTAATCTGTAggaagcaaatattttgtttaattcatTGGTTAAACATCCAAGTATGTAGTCACTGCTTATCTGTTTTCTAAATACACCTTAGGTATTCAATACAtctcatgtttttaaattttgcatttcaaaactgTTTGCATTGGGTAGCACTAAAAGTTGTTAGTCTCTCATTGATAGATGTGTAATTTAGCAAAAGCTTTAACAAGAGTCTTCCTGTAGGTTTCAGTAGGCTAAGGATTTCACCTTGAACTTTGTTTCAGGTACATGTGTCTTACATTTCATCCAGCCAGGTGTTCTTTGTGACATAAAGCTCTGTCCACAAGATTCTTCCTTATTTCAGAGGGTTGCATGACAAGGTTCTAATAACACCTAGATCTTTTAAATAAGCCAATTTGCAGTGTAACAGCATGCTGTATTTGTCATACCCAACAGCAGTATTGGATTTATGCAGCCATAAATGTGGCATTCTTGTCGGAAGATAAAGCCTGCTGTAACATGTTGCATTCTATTGTGTTTTGCCAAAAATTGAGACTTGCCTCCATTGCATTAACTTAAAATATTCTCTTCTTCTTGCACAGGGAATGCGTAGTCTGTAGGATGAGGATATTATGTGGTGCAGTGTAGCTGAGGTGTCTGAACTGACAGTTATGGGCAGTCTTAGATCTagtgtttctgttttgttgtgaATCTGAATTTGCATCATGAGAGTGTTTAGTTCATGAATTCTGCTgtctctaaaatgtttttttaattaaatggctttcaaaatacaagatttttttgtGCTGTCCAAGTAGTCTCTCTAGTATTGCATATTTTGCATGAGGCTTATCTTCCTGCTTTAGATATGGATGATATACTCTACTTTATATCTGTTCCATctctgttttaatgtatttttccttctcctcttaaCAGGTCAGGAATATGCTGCCATAGTTGAATTTGCGCCTTtccaaaaagctgcaaaaaagaAGAGTAAGAAAAAGGATGCCAAAACTGGAACTATTGAAGATGGTATAACAGCTAGCTAGCTTGTTTTGCATGCGTAGACTTGAAAGTTCTAGCAGCAATTTGAATGTAGTATTTTTACTGTGACACTGTAGTTTACCAATAGAATGTTTGCTTAATTGTATGTGAAGCTTATCGGTGCTGCTTTATCACCTGCAAATCTGTTAAATGTGATTGTCCTAGACAAACATAATGCAGCAGCTCATTTGAGAGCTGCCAATCTTTGAAAAGGTGATACATAAACAACACAATTTATGCAAATCTAACCCAGATTTCTAGCAGTGTGCAGTGCAAATTCTTTTCAAGCTAcagtatatcttttttttcctttttttaatttttttttccccctttcccttcctctaTAGATCCAGAGTACAAGAAGTTTTTGGAAAGTTACAGTGCAGATGATGAAAAATTAACTTCCACTCCAGAAACTTTGTTGGAGGAAATAGAGGCGAGAAACAAAGAGCTAATAGGTATGGAAATCTATGTACTTTAGTCACATTTTCCTAGAGCACAAAGAAATGTATGTGGTGTAATTTGAAGCTGTGATTTGTCAACCTTGAGGAGATGGAATTCTTTTGTGTGCTTGCTTGGTATTTGTTAAACCTTTAGGCTAATAttattcagtgtattttattttgttcccaTGCTCTAAATTCTTCTCTAGATTTAAGTTTTATATGATAACCTTCCTTCCTGTTTTAAGCTGCTAGTCAGATGTTTGTTAGCCAGACTAGGCCATGGAGTGGCTGCATTTCATTGAGACGCAGTGATGTTTAATGCAAAATGCTGTGAACAGTGGTGTTCCATGCAGGCACAAGTTAAGAGATACTGTGGTTGGGTAAAGTGCCGCCAAAATGACCAGAATGCTCTTTTTAAGCATGTTACGGGTATCTCTTTCAAAGCGAGAGAATCTGGGAAAAGCCTAGTGCAGACTGTATATCCCTTTACATATAAGAAGTTTATAGAACCCTAATAGTTGCCACTGTTCAGGGATAGGATTGGAATACTTCACTGCTGTATCACCGTGCATGAGAGGAAATAGGCTGGATAATCCCAAAGGCTTCTTCATTTCATATAGGGTTTTGTTGTAGGTATTGCAGTATTGAATAAGGCAAAttgtttacatttgttttatatattctcTAGCTAAAAAGACTACTCCTTTATTGAActtcttgaaaaataaacaggTAAGACTTGTCTCCAGAATCTTCTTGTTGCTTGCAAGTACAATTTGCTCATTTAAATCATGGGTGTGTATGTTGTGATGTATATATTGATATGTTTCCGCCCTTCCTTTTGAAGAAGCTGCTTTTGACCCAGTTTCCTTGTGAACATCTGGTTCATGTATTTTAAACTACTAGAACGCTGGCCTTGGTGGGAACGGTGCTGCTTTGTGAGCATTGTGGTCACAGCTGAACGTCTCTTGTGGCACTGCCAAACCACATTCcattttaatgctttcatttttaaatgcagttatgGCTGAAGTCCTTGTAGATCATCTTTCTCCTAGCACATAATCTCATTTTAACTTTTAGCGATGGAGAAAATCACAGGCAGGGCAGATTTAGTTAAAATCAGAATGATAAAGGCTGAGGCTAgttttgtggttctttttttttttaagtcagtacAAATCAAGGTTTatgagtgagaaaaaaatatgctgctgTAACATGTTCAGGTTCACAACAGAACAATAGAGACAACAGGACTTGTTTTATAGTAGGGGCAGTTTTGAGGCGAGTTATTTGATGATGAAATACTTATCACTTTGTGGCAGTGTATCTTGTTAGGCTTAAAGAGATGTTTTCTAGTGTGGAATTACactgtttctctttgctttcaacaCAGagactgagagaagaaaaaagagaggagaggaggaggagagaattggaaagaaaaagacaaagagaagaagaaagaagaaaatggaaagaggaggagagaaggaagagaaaagaagcagaaaaactgaagaaagtaGACAGATgcccagaaaaagaaagagacagaTCAAAAGAAGAACCAAAGATTAAGGTCTAGAACAGTTCTTTATTATAAACTGTTACATTCCCTTTCCCCTGTTATCTGTATATCAGTCTCTCCAAATGTGCTTTGAGTATTGTGTGAAGAATCACATGAGTTTGGTGTTAGTAAATTACCAGTTTTTTGTAATATTCAGTATTAGGCATTGTGAAGGTTTACATGCTGTAATGCTTCATAGTAATATTTAAAGCTTTTGTCATGTGACTGTTGTACATGCTGTGGTAAAGAGAACTGTGAATTTACTATGGAATGGAGACTATTTTTAAGCTTTCTAAAATGGCCTGTTTTAGGAGAAAAATCCTAGTCTGCTGCGTGGATTATGCTTACTCATACACTCCAGCTTTTAGAAATATTACAATTTGCAGTAATATTActttaatgtttgtttcttaCTGGACTGTGGTTCCTTTGATGCAGTTTCGGTGTTGTGCCAGACAATATGTATTAGAGTGAGCTTTTTAGTTgagacttctgttttctttgtagCTACTTAAGAAGcctgaaaaagatgaaaaagacttggagaaaaaagaaaagtccaagaaactggaaaaagagactctgagggaggaaaaaaatgcgAGTAGTGCATCTGCCAAACGATCTGATGGGGAGACAAaagaagagaaggcaaaaaaGTATTCTAGTACttgctataaatatatatatgtatatataacttGTTTCCTGATCATACTGAGGTTTAGGCCGCTCTGCTCTGCCATGACCATGTTTTGAAATTCCTTTCAAATTATGTTTCTGATATAAAGCATGGGATGTGTTCTTTGTGGCAGCGCGCATCCCTGTGATTACAGAAAGCCATGTGAATTACCTGACAGTTCTTCACTAGTGGACAAATTTTAATATCTTTGCAACTCACTGTAGGAACTCCGCAAAAGAAGCCTGGGTGTAGGGGACTTGCAGCAGGCTGTGAGCACTGTCCTTGCAATGAGAGAATTCCAGCCATGGCAAGAGGAGAGGTGTACTCCAGTTAGTCCCTCTAAGTCTTGTAAAAGGTCAAAGTGGAAAGTGCAGTTCTCAACAGCTCTGTGATCTGTTCAAGGTTCAGTTCTGCCATGTGAGAAATAGCAATAAGACAGGGAAATTCAGGTGTTTGCCAAAGCCAGAGGAGTCTCAGCCAGCTATGTCAACAGAAGGCTAGGAAATGCTAGTAGTCAGTGTCATCTCTGGTTCTCGTGCATGACTCAGGTTATTACAGCTTCCCAAAAGCTCCCTAGAACCTACCAGTGTGTCGTCTTCGTATTGCAAATTTACACCAGTGTTACATTGATCTCCCAGCTCTGTTTGATGAATCTTTTGAgcttaattttcagttttgttttcatacaGATCAGAAGATGAGTGTGTAAAGGACTACAGGGACCGAGATAGAGATTTTGAAAGAGACAGAGAATATGAGAGAGCACAGAGGGAGAAACAGAGACGCCAAGAAGAGGAGCGTCGGAGGCAGAGCGAGCGCTTTGAGAAGCTTTTtagaagaagagaggaagaggtgaaaaaggagagagacttaatcagagaaaagggaaagaaaagtgatCTTACAGACTTTACCAGCAGCATGGACAAATCTGAGAAAGTAACCAAAGACGATAAAAAAGAGGATACAATTAAGAGGGATCGTATCAGAAACAAGGTGCTGGATTTCTTTAAATTCATGTGTTGATTCATAGGGACCAGTTTGTGGGTTTTAGGATAAAAGCACTTCAGGGGAAGAACCATGTGGTTTCTCTGTTGAAACTTCTCCCTATTCTGGTAACAAACTCCGCCATTGCTATAGAGTTTGCCCATTTGTCCAATAAACTTTGCTAAACTGTTCGTGATATTTCTTGTCACTGTTCAGAAATTAAGCCAAGATACCATAGGCTAAATTATAAAGGTGCTGATCCCTTTTCATTTGTTGATTTATGCGATAGACTGGATCTTTTAAGGTGTTGGTAGAGCATCAGCAATCTacctgtgtctctgctgatgCTGTACGTGCCTGAAAATACATCTCAAAGTAGGAGTGTGATTGAACAGGTTCCTCTAAAACAGGGACAAGACTGCTACATGCAGAATATGGCAGAAAGTCTCCTGTGGACTCAAGAAAACATGTCTTGAGTTTAGTTTTATATACTCTGCAAATCTGTTTTGCAGC is drawn from Strix uralensis isolate ZFMK-TIS-50842 chromosome 13, bStrUra1, whole genome shotgun sequence and contains these coding sequences:
- the NDUFA1 gene encoding NADH dehydrogenase [ubiquinone] 1 alpha subcomplex subunit 1, which codes for MWYEILPGMAVMGICLSIPGLCTLYMHRWCNGGKEKRVARYPYQWTLMERDRRLSGVNKYYVSKGLENID
- the UPF3B gene encoding regulator of nonsense transcripts 3B isoform X1, encoding MKEDKENARPKERRGPAAGPGALLGTGTGAATAAGTDGRAGGADLDRLERPKDKKETLSKVVIRRLPPSLTKEQLEEHLQPLPEHDYFEFFANDSSLYPHMFSRAYINFKNQEDIVLFRDRFDGYVFVDHKGQEYAAIVEFAPFQKAAKKKSKKKDAKTGTIEDDPEYKKFLESYSADDEKLTSTPETLLEEIEARNKELIAKKTTPLLNFLKNKQRLREEKREERRRRELERKRQREEERRKWKEEERRKRKEAEKLKKVDRCPEKERDRSKEEPKIKLLKKPEKDEKDLEKKEKSKKLEKETLREEKNASSASAKRSDGETKEEKAKKSEDECVKDYRDRDRDFERDREYERAQREKQRRQEEERRRQSERFEKLFRRREEEVKKERDLIREKGKKSDLTDFTSSMDKSEKVTKDDKKEDTIKRDRIRNKDRPAMQLYQPGARSRSRLCQYEDSAVKPADQVADKKQEREISNTKEEE
- the UPF3B gene encoding regulator of nonsense transcripts 3B isoform X2 translates to MKEDKENARPKERRGPAAGPGALLGTGTGAATAAGTDGRAGGADLDRLERPKDKKETLSKVVIRRLPPSLTKEQLEEHLQPLPEHDYFEFFANDSSLYPHMFSRAYINFKNQEDIVLFRDRFDGYVFVDHKGQEYAAIVEFAPFQKAAKKKSKKKDAKTGTIEDDPEYKKFLESYSADDEKLTSTPETLLEEIEARNKELIAKKTTPLLNFLKNKQRLREEKREERRRRELERKRQREEERRKWKEEERRKRKEAEKLKKVDRCPEKERDRSKEEPKIKLLKKPEKDEKDLEKKEKSKKLEKETLREEKNASSASAKRSDGETKEEKAKNFVFIQIRR